GCCGCTCTACACCTTGATTACTCAGGACGGCGTTCTCAGCAGTGACGCCAAGGCCAGGCTCGCGATGGAACTGACAATCCTGCACTCCGACTATGCGGGCGTGCCAAAAAACTGGGTACACGTCGTGTTTCAGGACTATGCGCCGGGCAGCGGGTTCACTGCGGGAGAACCCGCTGCAACTGCCGCGCTCACGCTCCTGATGCGGGCAGGGCGATCACCCGAATACAAGCGGGAATTGATACAGCGTCTTTGGAAACTGTTCCAGACCGCGACGGGCGCGCCCGATGACCAGATTGTCGTTGGCATTCAGGACGTGCCCGCCAGTCAGGCGATGGAGATGGGCCAGGTCATGCCGGACGTCGCGGGCGAATAGTGCGAGGGCAAGGGCGCCGACGCGTGTCCGATTGCTCACCGGTTGCTGCGAAAGTCTTGCATGGGGTGCTGTGCCTCGAGGGCACTGACGCGTCGTACGCTACTCGTTGTTGTCGGCGACTGCCGCGCCCGCGATGTGATGTCGCGCCAGCGAAGCCGCGACGAAGCCTGACGCCTTCATGTCCTCGACGAACCTCGACAGATACGCAACCGCTTCATCGCCCCTGGTCTTTGGCACGCCCATCGCCTGACGGATCACCATGAAGCGCTGGTCCAATATCCGCAATCCACCGGTTTTAGCGGCGTCTTCTTCGAGCTGTTGCTTGACGCCTGCAGCCACGTCCAGATGCTGATCCAGAAAGCCTTGCACAACCGCCGGTGAAGTCGGCATCCGGACGAGTGTCGCGTGATGCAGTTCGCGCGTCAGAAACAGATCGTAGGCGCTGCCCTTGCCGACCGCGACCGTCACGCCGGGTCGATCGACGTCCTCGTTGGCGGCGATTGGCGAACTGTCGCGCACGAGATAGAACCCTTCTATCAGCACATACGGTTTGGTGAATGCGATCTCCTGTCCGCGCTTCGGATCGACGGCGAAGAACCCGATGTCCGCCTTGTCCTGACTCACGTTTTCAACCGAGGCGCCCGCCGACTTGACCACGACCAGTTGCAATGGCACGCCCAGTCGTTTGGCGAATTCGGTGGCGAGATCGACAGACACGCCGACCGGTTCGCCCGTCGCCGGATCAAGACTGGCGAGAACAGGATTGCCGAGATTGATCGATGCGCGCAGCGTGCCGCTCGGCGCGAACACCGTCGCCATCGACGCGCTCGCGTCTTTCGTTTGCGCGACAGCGGGCGTTGGAACGGGTACGGATAGGACCGCACTCGACGCCATTAAGGCTGCCAACGTTCTGACCACACCGCTACGGCGTTTTGCGATTGAAGGCTTTGTCATCTTGGGTTGCCCTTGATTAGCGTGCCAGAGCGACATTATCCGGGCATTTGTCGAAAGGCGTGTGCGGACAACCCATGTCGATGTCGTGATGCGCTACGACATGTCGTTTCTTTTCGAGTGAGTGTTCTACAGATTTGCCGGGCCATCTTTGTCCGCGATCTTGTTCGCGCGACTACCATGCACGTTTCTATGCCGCACGCGGCGCGTTCCTATCATCGGGTTTTCGCATGAGTCTATTAATTCGTTTGCTGATTCTGTTATTCGCCAGTCGTCGCCGGAGCCGGCTGCACGTGCTCGACACGTGTATCACGCCGTTTCGCGTCTGGCTAAACGACCTCGACGTGTTGCGTCACATGAACAACGGCCGTTATTTCACGATCCTCGACCTGGCGCGCGTGGATCTGATGATGCGGAGTGGTCTATGGCGGCAATTGAAGGCACGAGGCTGGTATCCCGTCGTCACACTGGAAACGATGCGTTTTCACCGGTCGCTCGAGCTTGGCGACCGCTACAACGTCCGCACGCGTGTTATCGGTTGGGATGAAAAGCACATCTTCATCGAACAAGGGTTCGTGCGCGACGATGTGCAGGTCGCATTGTCGGTTGTGCGAGCACGGTTCCTGAAGCGAAGCGGCGGCGTCGTGACGACGGCCGAGTTGCTGCAACTGTCGGAGATTACGCAACCTTCGCCGGAGTTGCCCGAATGGGTCGCGAGCTGGAGTGAGGCCGAAGGAGGGTTGGCGTTGAAGCAGTCTACGTTTGCCTCATCCGTTTCTTAACCGTCCGGCCAGAAGCGGCCACTGGACCGTTGCTCGCAACTTGGCGACAACGCAACACTCACCGTCATGGGCTAACGTTGCGTTTGACTATGCCGCGTCAACGGCTTTTGGCCGCAAGCCCCGCCGCTCCAGCCAGCCCGTTCCCCACTCGTTGAGCTGCGAAAGAATCGGGCCGATCGTACGTCCCTCGTCCGTCAACGCGTATTCGACTTTGGGCGGCACGACGGGATAAACCGTGCGGGTAATGAAGGCATCGTCTTCGAGTTCACGCAATTGCTTCACGAGCAGCCGCGGCGTGCATCCCGGCAGTTGACGGTGCAACTCGTTGAACCTCATCGTACCTTTGGTCTGCAGGTAATAGAGGATCACGCCTTTCCAGCGGCCGTTGATGAGGTTGAGCGTCGCGACCATTGCGCACGCCGGCACTTCATCGTATTTGCGACGCTTCGGCATCACGATCTCCAGGATTCGGGCAGAGCGAGGCAGCGTTTTTACACTACCCTTTTGTATAGTATATGTAAAAAATTGTAGTATTGCACCGCACAGCGCACACACGAACAATGGAGTTAACGCTCGGCGACACAGCCCGAGCTACCCTCCAAGGAGCCATGTATGACCCGTGTTGTCCGCTTTCATGAATATGGCGATGCCGACGTGCTGCGTATTGAAAACGTGGACGTTCCTGCCCCTGCCGCAGACGAAGTTCAACTCACTGTGAAGGCCATCGGCCTCAATCGTGCCGAGGTTATGTTTCGTACCGGCCGCTATCTGCAAGAAGCGGTGTTCCCCTCTCAACTTGGCTACGAGGCGGCGGGTGTCGTCAAGGCGCTGGGCGCAGACGTTAAGGGCTTTGCTGAAAACGATGCCGTCAGCGTCATTCCGACACTCGACATGTCGCGCTGGCCCACATACGGCGAACTCATCAACATTCCCGCCAAATATGTCGTCAAGCACCCGGCAAGCCTGACCTATGAACAGGCCGCTGCATCGTGGATGCAGTACGTCACCGCGTGGGGTGCGTTGATTGAGCAGGCGAAATTGAATGCCGACGATGTCGTGATCATCTCGGCGGCATCGAGCAGTGTCGGCGTCGCCGCGATTCAAGTCGCCCGGAGTGTTGGAGCGACCGTGATTGCTACCACCCGGACAAGTGCGAAGGCTCAACCGCTTCGCGAT
This genomic stretch from Paraburkholderia caffeinilytica harbors:
- a CDS encoding thioesterase family protein, with the translated sequence MSLLIRLLILLFASRRRSRLHVLDTCITPFRVWLNDLDVLRHMNNGRYFTILDLARVDLMMRSGLWRQLKARGWYPVVTLETMRFHRSLELGDRYNVRTRVIGWDEKHIFIEQGFVRDDVQVALSVVRARFLKRSGGVVTTAELLQLSEITQPSPELPEWVASWSEAEGGLALKQSTFASSVS
- a CDS encoding ABC transporter substrate-binding protein gives rise to the protein MATVFAPSGTLRASINLGNPVLASLDPATGEPVGVSVDLATEFAKRLGVPLQLVVVKSAGASVENVSQDKADIGFFAVDPKRGQEIAFTKPYVLIEGFYLVRDSSPIAANEDVDRPGVTVAVGKGSAYDLFLTRELHHATLVRMPTSPAVVQGFLDQHLDVAAGVKQQLEEDAAKTGGLRILDQRFMVIRQAMGVPKTRGDEAVAYLSRFVEDMKASGFVAASLARHHIAGAAVADNNE
- a CDS encoding tautomerase family protein — protein: MPLYTLITQDGVLSSDAKARLAMELTILHSDYAGVPKNWVHVVFQDYAPGSGFTAGEPAATAALTLLMRAGRSPEYKRELIQRLWKLFQTATGAPDDQIVVGIQDVPASQAMEMGQVMPDVAGE
- a CDS encoding winged helix-turn-helix transcriptional regulator; protein product: MPKRRKYDEVPACAMVATLNLINGRWKGVILYYLQTKGTMRFNELHRQLPGCTPRLLVKQLRELEDDAFITRTVYPVVPPKVEYALTDEGRTIGPILSQLNEWGTGWLERRGLRPKAVDAA
- a CDS encoding zinc-dependent alcohol dehydrogenase family protein; translation: MTRVVRFHEYGDADVLRIENVDVPAPAADEVQLTVKAIGLNRAEVMFRTGRYLQEAVFPSQLGYEAAGVVKALGADVKGFAENDAVSVIPTLDMSRWPTYGELINIPAKYVVKHPASLTYEQAAASWMQYVTAWGALIEQAKLNADDVVIISAASSSVGVAAIQVARSVGATVIATTRTSAKAQPLRDAGAHHVIATSEEDLAARVKEITHGKGARVVFDPIGGPAIAQLAECMSFGGILLEYGALSTDEGTFPQFALLGKCLTFKGYLYVEITGNDALLERAKKFINEGLESGALVPLISRTFTFDQIQDATRFLESNEQIGKIVVTVD